The Rhinatrema bivittatum chromosome 10, aRhiBiv1.1, whole genome shotgun sequence DNA segment CCTTAGCGACATAATAAAGCGGTTATCAATCTATTAAATTCTTCAGGGAATCTGAACCTTCGAAGGTATGAAAAAGGTAAGGCCACTGaaccctgtcaaatgctttttttgTGTCTAGAGCTAAGATGGCCCCAGATAAATTCCTCACTTGCATTAAATGTTTAAAGTTAAGTAATCTGTGGGTACTGTGTTGAGCTTCTTCCTTTTATAAAACCTGTTTGATCTCCCCTGATAAACTGTAGTACTGTATCTTCTATTCGTTGTTGCAATTTTTTGGCCAATATTTTGACATCCAAATTGATAAGTGATATTGGTCTATATGAGTCCACATGTAGCTCATCCCTCCAGTtaggtcaaatttgcagatagaaAATCTGGGAATAACTAGTATACAATTGATACTAAACAAATAACTAGTTATGATTAGATTCTTTACTGCAAAACAATTCACTGTAAGTGAGATAGCTGTATTGTGAAATTTAACTATTaaaattttaaactttatttattatcacaattatttagaaaaaaatttttttaatagagagtattggcaagagatccaAATATTTCAGAAACTTATGAGCCAATTGTTACAATCACTGGTCTTTTactctctttatttttttataaaaaatgctTGAAGTCATTTTCTATTGATTACTGCTTATAGTGCAGCTGTGTTTCCAATTAAAGTTCTTGTAATGTCTCTGCTGGTTCTTACTTTCACAAAGCCGCCAATTTTGTTATCTGCAGTTGATGTAAATCTTTCATATGGCAATGTCTTCAATTATTGCAAGCCTTTACTATAATTAAAAGCTTTCGtcgcagcaaatcatcaatattTTGCTTAAACCCTTCTTGAATTCTGGACGTAAAAACTTCACACCGTTCCGAACTTCCTTGCATTTAACAGAACATAATTCTGTATGTCCTGTAACGGGTACTTAATTCCCGACAAGATTCCGACATGATTTAACAGCAAGGCACTTATCTTTATGCTTGTTCTGAATCATTTTTTCTCATGACAGCATTGCCGTGTCTTTCACCAACCAAAAGAAAGGGGTACCGACAAAATTAGTCTGCCCTGATGCAGCATTGAAGCGAAACGTTGGCCACGTTGGCTGCGGCCAAACAGTACATCATATTGGCGAAAGGCACGGCAATGCTGTCATGAGAAAAAACGATTCAGAACAAGCATAAAGATAAGTGCCTTGCTGTTAAATCATGTTGAGATCTTGTCGGGAATTAAGTACCCGTTACAGGACATACAGAATTATGTTCTGTTAAATGCTGGTagtgcaagcgtgcgatagctttagaaaataacccccaaagttagcagcttagcactgattttcagaactaggcacctaatttagaagCTTAAACCTAGACAAATTGCATAGCAAACCTAACTTTTAGGAGCccaaatttatgtgaattttcagctgaaaaattaGGCTCTTAATTTTGGCGGAAATTAAACATATAATTTAggatctgattcactaagggtgtTTCCCATATactcaaaatgggagaaaagccttaatgaatctggctttTAAGAACTTAAATTTAAAAGCTTGGCtatttttgaatatcagcctttatgtgcatacattagtAAATGTGTGTGGATAGATTTGGTTTGATAATTTTCAACTGGAAagtcttttcctttgaaaatggtaTAATCTTAAGGTATAATCATACAAGAGAGGCCAAACACCACAATCAAATAATCAGAATACCAGAAAACAGTGCATACAAAGGAGCAAAACACATCACAAGTGGGAAAAACTCAAATAGGATTTACAAAAATTGTGCAGCAagagtcaagaaagcaaacagaatgctagagattattaggaaaggaatggagaataaaacagagaatattataatgcatCTATATCACTCAATGGTGCGACCtaaaggaactgggaaaactgataaCTGTGTTGGCACacatctaataaaatccccccatttatgcggtagaagtggcatttgtgtgcatatgcacgtgcctacttaaaattgcgcacacgtgcagcctattttataccatatgcgcatatacgtgcgtatgttataaaatggctgtatcCCTGGGCATGAGCCAGCATGGCGCGCGTATgtgtggctgtttcaaagttaccgtcgcTATTGGCTACCCCTAAATAATCAACCAGCCCCCTAGAGAGAAACATATAAACTAGAAATGTTCCAACTCTATGAAAAAGGAGTTCTAAAAAAAGGTCTCTTTTGTGTAGATATCTTTTGGGTACTCAAGATTTCTTTTACTTGCCCTTTAAGATTTCACTCAATTTAATTACAATAAAAAGTCTACTGCACCATAAAATATACCTGCACTCTGAATCCTTACCTGGATGTACAATAGGAAGAGTTTCCAAAATGCTGGTAGAAGAATCTAACCACATCATGTGGTCAATCATGGACACATTGTTCAAATACGGTTTATAGCAACCCGATATAAAGATACAGAGCAAGAGGTGGCGAGCGGGCCTCTATGACAACTGATTACCCTTAGGAAgcttccaaatttttttttatttttttttaataatttagatGGATTCAATCAGTTCCAGATTTAATTTTCTCTTCAATATCAAATTGGATCATATGCATAGCAGgcccttttcatttttaaaaatatttatttttttaatttccttctgTTCCCTATTTCTAAGATCATTTTGGTCACATTTTACCAAAGTGGATACTAGGGTTAATGTAACTTTAAACTGACAAATATTGTACATTACAGAATTATATGAAAGACCAGTGCTTCAAAAATACATTCAGAATATTCATTACTTGGTTGAGCAGATACTAAGAATGTTCCAGAAAAGAAGAGCTTTCCCTGAAGGGAATATGTGAACTGTGCTCTgtataaaaaaatatgttttggaGCACTGACCCTTGTCTGAGAAGACGCAAGCAACTGTGACATTCAGCAAAAGACAAGGCATAAGTACATAACGCTTAGGAAAAGATTTGACTGATGAAGAAAGTGCACATTAAAACTTAGCATCACAAAGGCCTGACTCGTTGGTGAAGATGAGAATTTATCTTTACAATTATTTGCATagtgtatatttttattattcGTTTCACCTACCTTAAAGAAGAATCCACAGCACAATTTTTCGTCCTCATCAAAATTCTCATCATCACCCTCATCATCATTGTTATCATGAGGCACCACATCTGGTGGCTGCAGATCTGAGAGGGAGACTTCAATCAGGTTGGCATTTTTAGCAACAGTCCCCACAGGCTCACTCAGTTGGTTTTTTGGTGTAAGTCGTACAATTTCTGTGACAGGTTGGGATAAATAGTCTGAAATCTTAGACTCAAAAGACTTGATCTCTTCTTTAGATTTTGTTGAATattcttttaaagttatttcTTTTCCTGATTCTTCTTCTGTTACTTCCTCTGCAGGTCTATCTTCTTCAAAAAGATTTGCATTTTTCTGAGGTTCAAATGTAGGTTGTCCATCATctccaaaacaaacaaatgatgtgGTTTGAGTCTGACTTGGCGAAAACCTTCTGAGGCGAGGAAGACTATCTACTGACTGTGGAGGTGTCAAAGTGCGATTCAAAGGTGCTATTTTGAGCTCATTTGGCCTAGGAGTCCTTTGGGCTTTGTTAGGGAAAGAAACTGCCTTCCTGGTAGAAGTCTGTGGAGATCGGTGAGAAGGACGCGGAGATTCTACAGTGAATGAAGCACCTGGAGATCCTGATCCAGCTGACCTTACTGAAGATCTAATCTCCCGAATTTGTTTCTGAGGAGAGGGCTGTGGTGGAGAAATTACCCAAGCCTGTTCTCTCATTTGCATCAGCATATCTTGCTGCAAGGCTAAACGTTGCATTTCTTGCTGTAGGAAGTGTAGAGAAGAATTTAGTTTTTCAATAGATTTTGTGTATTCCCCAATCTCTCCATCACTTAATGTTTCTTCTGTGGGACTTTGCAAGGTCCATTGCTTTTCTCCTTCTATTGGTGTGACAGGGGACTTTAGAAATTTGGGCTGCAAATATTCTCCGCTTTCTGCCATTTCTGCTGCAGACTTAACAATTTGTTCATctgttttttgcactttttctggCAAGGTTTTTAACCTGCTATTATCGGCCAAAGGTTTTTCATTTTCGGCTCTAGCTGCTTCTTCCTGAAGAGGGGATATGGCATCACCTTTCTTTTTAACTACAGTAAGAAATGCTGTCCTTCCCATTTTTTGTCTCTGTTTGGTAAATGCAGCTTCAACTTTCTTTTTCTGAGCTTCAATTGCTCGCCTTTTCTCTTCCAGCTTCATCCTAAGCTGCACCATTTCTGATGCAAGTAACTGAGTAGTGTCTCTTCCTTGTGGGGCGGGGCTTTCCTCAGGAATCTGACACCAAGAAACAACATGAGGAATATTGAGCTCAGAGCCTTCTGGAGTGGTTTTCTGAGAACTACTTGGACTGCTTCTACTGTCTGTATTGTTCAGTTTCCTGAATTTTTGCTCAGCAAAGCTCGTCATTTTAATACCAGAACTTGAAGACGCACTGCTGCCAGCTTGCGATTTGATACTTATTGAGCTCGGACATGGACTTAACGGTTCCAGGTGACTGTTAGCTGGTATATCGTAATCCTGATGCGATTTAGCAGGTTCCTCCAAATCAGAGTCCATACTCACAGTGTAATCTCTCAAAGAAGAATCCTCATCCATGGTTTCTGGAATGTCTTCTGAAGGAACATGAATTCCTGTGTCCACCTCTGTGTTGTCAGTCACAGGACTTAGGGCACCTTTTGTATCTGCAATAATGTCAGGACTAACTATAGTAAAACCAGGCTGAATTATTTTTAGATTTGAATTAAGGAGGCTCACATCCTGGCTATGGAGAAAAAAACCATTTGTGCCTTGGTTTGACTGCAAAACATGGGGAGGTTCTTCAGGATCATGAATTATCTGTAAAGCTTCTTCGATGCTTGGCGTCCCTATCTGGTTATTAAATTCATCTATAGCTGCCCTGTTTTCTAATGGCCCATTTGGAAGCCTGCATGGATTACTTTCATTAAGGTTCATTTGTTTTATGACAAGAGGTATATTGGTTGTTGGAGTACTGTGACCTATTAGATCCTTCTCCTCATCAATATTTTCAGAATCGCCTTGTCCATTTACTGGCTGGAAGGACATATTTTTTCGAATATGTTTGGGAATTCGATTAAGGTTTACTGTAAGACCCTCATTGCTCATAGACCTAGTAATTGCTCTGTTTGATGGAGATACATGTATGCTATTTTCTTTATCAAAGGAAATatcaaatgaaactccatggaCTGAAGACCTAAAGAAAATTGTAGAGgaaaaacaaattgtaaaaaagaaaaaatatatttttttacagttttatttTAGGTTAGAAAATATTCTATATCTAGATCTGATAAAGAAGAATTTATGTTTAGCAATATTTGAACACACTTGtatcaaaattaaatatttaggcaATGTCTTAAAATCGAAACATAAAATGTCAAtatgttaaaagttaaaaaaataaaataaaatctcctcctcctctatgcTAAATTACATACAGATTCATAATCTTTTTGAGTGCatataaactgaagagtaatagTTACATCCAATTCAGAGAAGAGGATTTATAGCACTGCTATAAATGTGTATGCTCCAAATTATCTAATGTGACATGGGATCATAAGAGGCAACACTCCCAGCATCTAATtatgtttgaatattttttattgagttttacaCTACAAATATAACAAATTCCTAGGAATGATGATGTCTTATCCATTACCCAGGAATGCATTACACAACTGAGAACATTCAAATGGGAAAAAGTTTACAATGAAGCATTTCCCCCCACTTCCCACCTATCCTTTCCCTCCCATCTTCtcaatccaaaaaaataaaaaaaaccccgtcCTTCAGGTACTAACAATTTCTTCCTAGTGTTCAGTGGACTCTTCCTATATGGTAGATATATCGTTAACAATCCTACTGCGAGCCACATGTCCCAAACCTTCAAGAAAGTAAACTTAGTTTTTGAGAGATCCCAGCATGTAATTAAATCCTTTCAAAGCATCTACAAATTTTACTTTTTCCAGGCACTTTAATTTTCTATTTTGATTATTAAAAACTAAGAAATACAAATCCCACCTTCTAGTATAGTAGAAAAATCCAGTGGGGCTTTCCTAAGTCAGAGCACACCCTAcaatgaacataagatatgcagtGCTCAACCAGTTCAGTGAACTAAATGACAGAagtgtttattacattttatgtCATTAAGAAGTTTTATTTGCATACCTTTTCTCTTTGGGCCATGTTCCTACATATCCATCCatgtaagacagagatgtggacCTTTTAATTATTCCtaacaggaaaaaacaaaagtAGGAAAAAATCTTCTGCGAAGCACATTATGCACCTAAAGAGTGAGGCTATAAATGAAGAGATGAAAATGCTATGCTCTGATTGGCCAGCTCTGCCCACCACACCCCTGAAATCGATGTATTATCCAACTGGTGAAGAAACAGAGAGCATCCCCTACTGCATCTTACCCATAACTTATCGACAATGAAAAATGGGAACATGAATGATTGCACTGCCTGTTGCCATATTTTTTCCAAActgaaaattcaaaatgctaCTGCCAATATGAACATGGGAAGGGGGCCCTAAACAAACACTTCTGATTGGCTCTTCCTCGGACAGTAAAATTTCATTGGCAGATTCCCTAGTGACTCAATGAGAGGGGCTCTGCTACTGGCTAGGGCTTGCTGAAAGGCTCCAAGAAATGAGCAGTGCTACTGAAATAGGGGTCTGTACTCGCTCTGCTGCTTCTCACACTGTCACTGCTGACAGAACAGCTACCACGGGCTCATCCACTCACAAGCACCAGAACAGAAGCAATCTCACCGACCTCTCTCATGTCCCAGCAACTTATTGTTTTCAGCTGAAGCAGGTACAGAGGGGCATTTTGTTCTCATTACTTGGGGAAGGGAACACCTCTACCACATGGTAAACCTCTGAAATTCTAAACGGTCagctgtttgtttatttgttgttttgttttttttttactactaatAGCATGAAGGCCCTTATTAATCCACGAAGAACTACCAGGAGGTGAACTATCAATACTGGTCCTTATTGGATGAATAGCAGTGTGCATAGTCAGGGGCTTGCTGCGTAACTTTTAGAGCATGCTAATGATTTTAGTTTGCTTTTTGAATAGGTAACAAATTAAATTAAGTCATATTCATATTAAAGATTCAGTGATTCAGATAATTTAGCATTCATTTATAATCCCAAACATGAAAGAAGTATTGTTGGCACATTAACATAACAAAATCATACAACCAAATCATCTGACAAACAACACGGCATTACCTGCAGCCTGAGATGGAGGTTGGTCTGGCGTCTGCCTATCATGCAAAAGAAGAAGAGATGGTGAAACGGCTGAATGAGCTGAGAGAAGCACTTTAACATAATCCAGATAATACAGTGGGCAGCAAAGACCCTGATAATGTAATGTTTAATGCAGCCTGGCACTAGTAACACATTATTAAAATAAATTACAGACAGCTAGTTCACAATTCACATCTGATACCAGGCATGTTCGGGAAatcatacatagtaacatagtaaatgtcagcagaaaaagacccacacgctccatccagtctgctcattttttggggttttttttttgagtaattgttgttctgtgcaggttaccctagtCAATACAAAGTACTCTTTACTTCATCTCTATTATTTACTCCTCTATGCTTTTTACCGTTCTTGTCCTCACTGCCTCTTCTGGGaaagcattccatgcatccaccactctttccatggagaaatatttcctaacattggtcCTGATTTGACCCCCTTGgggcttcatattatgacccccatctacagttttctttccatcgaaaaaggtttgatttctgtgaattaatacctttcaggtatttaaaaatctatATCATATCACTCCCCGCCTCCAGTGTATAAATATTTAAGTCTTTCAAGCTCCTCCTTCTGCTGCAGGCTCCACACCATTTTAATCGCCTTTCTCTGGAGCGTGTCAAtcttctctatcctttttgagataacgctctccagaaccgaacacagttctccagatgaggcctcagcAATGACCTTTATTGGACATTATtacttccttttttctgctggttatgcctctctctatgcagcctatcatccctctggccttagctagtgccttgtcacactgcttcgtcatGAAGTCTCTCTCCCAGACCATGCGCAGCAGACTTTTGCTCCTCATCCTGCACCTCAAAAGCGTGACTCGGCaccttcttggcactgaatcccagctgccaaacctttgaccattcctcacattttcttaaattgcttgtcattttctctgctcctttgggcgtgttcactctgttgcaggtcttagtatcacccggaaaaacacaaaacatttcCTTCTAACTCTTCCACAATaccgctcacaaagatattgaacagaactgggcCCAGAAGCAATCCCTGAGTTACTTCACTTATGATTCTTTTCTCCAAAAACTAGATTCCATTTATGACTACTTACTACTGACTGTCAGTCAAATCAATTTCTGATCCCTTCCACTACCATGGGACCCATTCCCAGGCTTTTCAATTTGTTCACAAACTTCCTATGCCGGACtgtatgaaaagctttgctgaaatccagataaatcacatcaagtgctcttccttgatctaattctctagtcatccaatcaaagtcTGATTTGTCTGGCATGATTTTCCTCTGGTATAgccatgttgccttggatcatTCAACCCCCCCATATTGCGAAttgtttactatcctttccttcagaagtgTCTTCATTAGTTTTTCCTCCACCATAAGTTTTGTAATTCCTATATAAAGAGCcaaactctgggatgtatatgaTCTGCCCCAGTAGATTttcttctctttagtttgtcaatttgcccttgtacatcttccagattcactgagatttgtttcagttcctctgaatcatcacctttgaatataatttgaatataatttctggccccatggggcctgatgaggttcatcccaggatactgaaggagctcagagatgtgctggcgggtccactgtgtgacctgttcaatagatccctagaaacaggagtggtgatAAGTGATtcgagaagagcggtggtggtcccgcttcacaagagtgggaacagagaagaggctggtaactacagaccggttagcctcacttcggtggtgggaaaagtaatggaggtTATCAGGTGTAGAAaggtcagaattttttttttttttttggagactcTGTTCATGGGGTGAACTAGTCCCAGATCTCTAGTGTAGCAGTGGCtaactctgatcctcaagagcctcaaacaggcctggtttttcaagatatccataatgaatatgcatgacatacatTTGAATACAATGTATgtaggtagtgcatgcaaatgtatctcatgcatatttattgtggatatccttaaaatcagacctgttttatggctcttgaggaccaaagATAGCCACCTCTGCTCTAGTATATGGATGGGTGACAAACTTATCTTTGTGTGGGGATGTTCTGGTAGTGTTGATGGAGGTCCTCGATTTTGTTCTTAAATGATGTAAAATCATTTTATGTTAGTTTAGATTGAGAAGTATGATTCTGTTGAAGTGGGGGATGTAGCAGGCCATTTATTATTTCAAATAGTTGTTTAATTGGGCTTGAAGATTTAGTGCATTGTGAGAAGACTTTTTTGGCCTTTAAGGCAGTTTACATTTACTTCTGTCTTCCTCATGGAGTGTTTTACaccatttcttctttttctctattTCCTTGTTGTTTTACAatttgaaggggttttttttgtttgtttgttttttgttttgtttttttttttaaagagtaccAGGGCGAGTATTTGTGAGAAAAGCACAGGACTTTTATTTGAGGTGCAATTTTGTCCAGGGCCAAAACATGTATTTGTACCTTAAGCTTGTTTCCTCCAAAACCTACCATTTTAACTGTATTTAGCATCCAAGTTCAtctgtatttaatatttataacaAGACTTATTTCAAAATGTTAAACGGAACAGCCAGCAAGAGGAGCACAAATCATCAAAAAGCAAAGCAGCCACATTTATGCTTCCTTGGGCCCACTTTCCTCACAGGGGGCATTTCACATTTGTCACAATTGGTGTGCCTAGATCATCTCTCCTAAAGACTTAAGAAAGGAGGAGGATGGGTCACAGGTGCAAATTTTAGCGTTAAACTTCCAAGGATGTTTTATTTGgctctttatatttatttatttatttatttatttatttaaaagcttttatataccgaagatcatgtactagtacatatcgcttcggtttacatataaccagaATTATAAATACCATGGGCATggtgtacatggaacaataaacaaattataataataatagtagtagtaataatagtaataatactaataaacaataataaacaataaaaccTGAGCAAGCAAAAAACAGGGTACACCTTGAATAAGTAGTACAATGAAGTATTATGCAAGGAGAACATTAAATATGTGCGGTACAGTTAAGGTTGTGGAGGACTTTATTATTAGCATGGGACTTTAGGTGAAGGCTTCCGTTAAATATGTTAAAAGGAAATGGGAAGAAGCAAATAATTACAGATATAAAACTCCTACCAGGGCAAATATAGGAGAAGACCCTCCCATACCTGGAGGAAGTGGCATTTCCGGAGCCCCCGGACTCAAAGATGTTTCAGTGACTAT contains these protein-coding regions:
- the CAMSAP2 gene encoding calmodulin-regulated spectrin-associated protein 2 isoform X3; protein product: MGDVADGKEARKTFIVPAIKPFDHYDFARAKIASNLAWLLAKAFGTENVPEDLRDPFYTDQYDQEHIKPPVVNLLLSAELYCRAGSLILKSDAAKPLLGHDAVIQALAQKGLYVTDQEKLVTERDLRKKPIQMSAHLAMIDTLMMAYTVEMVSIEKVLACTQQYSPLFQATDMPYDIEDAIMYWINKVNGHLKEIMEQEQKLKEQHDLVPPGSQKARYRKEPTLLRQLPCIPLVENLLKDGTDGCGLAALIHFYCPDIVKMEDICLKETMSLADSLYNLQLIQEFSQEYLNCCCHFTLEDMLYASSSVKGNYLVFMAELFWWFEVVKPSFVQPRVIDLQADLVRTVNDDSSPPIVNASRRNFVEGSPASDSAAGQTPDQPPSQAAGIIKRSTSLSYMDGYVGTWPKEKRSSVHGVSFDISFDKENSIHVSPSNRAITRSMSNEGLTVNLNRIPKHIRKNMSFQPVNGQGDSENIDEEKDLIGHSTPTTNIPLVIKQMNLNESNPCRLPNGPLENRAAIDEFNNQIGTPSIEEALQIIHDPEEPPHVLQSNQGTNGFFLHSQDVSLLNSNLKIIQPGFTIVSPDIIADTKGALSPVTDNTEVDTGIHVPSEDIPETMDEDSSLRDYTVSMDSDLEEPAKSHQDYDIPANSHLEPLSPCPSSISIKSQAGSSASSSSGIKMTSFAEQKFRKLNNTDSRSSPSSSQKTTPEGSELNIPHVVSWCQIPEESPAPQGRDTTQLLASEMVQLRMKLEEKRRAIEAQKKKVEAAFTKQRQKMGRTAFLTVVKKKGDAISPLQEEAARAENEKPLADNSRLKTLPEKVQKTDEQIVKSAAEMAESGEYLQPKFLKSPVTPIEGEKQWTLQSPTEETLSDGEIGEYTKSIEKLNSSLHFLQQEMQRLALQQDMLMQMREQAWVISPPQPSPQKQIREIRSSVRSAGSGSPGASFTVESPRPSHRSPQTSTRKAVSFPNKAQRTPRPNELKIAPLNRTLTPPQSVDSLPRLRRFSPSQTQTTSFVCFGDDGQPTFEPQKNANLFEEDRPAEEVTEEESGKEITLKEYSTKSKEEIKSFESKISDYLSQPVTEIVRLTPKNQLSEPVGTVAKNANLIEVSLSDLQPPDVVPHDNNDDEGDDENFDEDEKLCCGFFFKDDHKEENDMAVKRAALLEKRMRREKENQLRKQELEAELELKKEEARRKSEEERQKKEDERARREYIKQEYLRRKQLKLMEEMDTVIKPRTNLSKHKKPRPKSLHRDQIESPKTPVRGPPGSRINRVFSVSSLSLASLNTGDNESIHSGKRTPRSESVEGFLSPSRCGSRNGDKDWENASTTSSVASATEYTGPKLYKEPSAKSNKHIIQNALAHCCLAGKVNEGQKKKILEEMEKCNANNFLILFRDSGCQFRSLYTYCPETEDINKLTGIGPRSITRKMIEGLYKYNSDRKQFSHIPAKTMSASVDAITIHSHLWQTKRPVTPKKVLPAKA
- the CAMSAP2 gene encoding calmodulin-regulated spectrin-associated protein 2 isoform X2, with product MGDVADGKEARKTFIVPAIKPFDHYDFARAKIASNLAWLLAKAFGTENVPEDLRDPFYTDQYDQEHIKPPVVNLLLSAELYCRAGSLILKSDAAKPLLGHDAVIQALAQKGLYVTDQEKLVTERDLRKKPIQMSAHLAMIDTLMMAYTVEMVSIEKVLACTQQYSPLFQATDMPYDIEDAIMYWINKVNGHLKEIMEQEQKLKEQHDLVPPGSQKSPTKWYWKLVPARYRKEPTLLRQLPCIPLVENLLKDGTDGCGLAALIHFYCPDIVKMEDICLKETMSLADSLYNLQLIQEFSQEYLNCCCHFTLEDMLYASSSVKGNYLVFMAELFWWFEVVKPSFVQPRVIDLQADLVRTVNDDSSPPIVNASRRNFVEGSPASDSAAGQTPDQPPSQAAGIIKRSTSLSYMDGYVGTWPKEKRSSVHGVSFDISFDKENSIHVSPSNRAITRSMSNEGLTVNLNRIPKHIRKNMSFQPVNGQGDSENIDEEKDLIGHSTPTTNIPLVIKQMNLNESNPCRLPNGPLENRAAIDEFNNQIGTPSIEEALQIIHDPEEPPHVLQSNQGTNGFFLHSQDVSLLNSNLKIIQPGFTIVSPDIIADTKGALSPVTDNTEVDTGIHVPSEDIPETMDEDSSLRDYTVSMDSDLEEPAKSHQDYDIPANSHLEPLSPCPSSISIKSQAGSSASSSSGIKMTSFAEQKFRKLNNTDSRSSPSSSQKTTPEGSELNIPHVVSWCQIPEESPAPQGRDTTQLLASEMVQLRMKLEEKRRAIEAQKKKVEAAFTKQRQKMGRTAFLTVVKKKGDAISPLQEEAARAENEKPLADNSRLKTLPEKVQKTDEQIVKSAAEMAESGEYLQPKFLKSPVTPIEGEKQWTLQSPTEETLSDGEIGEYTKSIEKLNSSLHFLQQEMQRLALQQDMLMQMREQAWVISPPQPSPQKQIREIRSSVRSAGSGSPGASFTVESPRPSHRSPQTSTRKAVSFPNKAQRTPRPNELKIAPLNRTLTPPQSVDSLPRLRRFSPSQTQTTSFVCFGDDGQPTFEPQKNANLFEEDRPAEEVTEEESGKEITLKEYSTKSKEEIKSFESKISDYLSQPVTEIVRLTPKNQLSEPVGTVAKNANLIEVSLSDLQPPDVVPHDNNDDEGDDENFDEDEKLCCGFFFKDDHKEENDMAVKRAALLEKRMRREKENQLRKQELEAELELKKEEARRKSEEERQKKEDERARREYIKQEYLRRKQLKLMEEMDTVIKPRTNLSKHKKPRPKSLHRDQIESPKTPVRGPPVSSLSLASLNTGDNESIHSGKRTPRSESVEGFLSPSRCGSRNGDKDWENASTTSSVASATEYTGPKLYKEPSAKSNKHIIQNALAHCCLAGKVNEGQKKKILEEMEKCNANNFLILFRDSGCQFRSLYTYCPETEDINKLTGIGPRSITRKMIEGLYKYNSDRKQFSHIPAKTMSASVDAITIHSHLWQTKRPVTPKKVLPAKA
- the CAMSAP2 gene encoding calmodulin-regulated spectrin-associated protein 2 isoform X4, which codes for MGDVADGKEARKTFIVPAIKPFDHYDFARAKIASNLAWLLAKAFGTENVPEDLRDPFYTDQYDQEHIKPPVVNLLLSAELYCRAGSLILKSDAAKPLLGHDAVIQALAQKGLYVTDQEKLVTERDLRKKPIQMSAHLAMIDTLMMAYTVEMVSIEKVLACTQQYSPLFQATDMPYDIEDAIMYWINKVNGHLKEIMEQEQKLKEQHDLVPPGSQKSPTKWYWKLVPARYRKEPTLLRQLPCIPLVENLLKDDICLKETMSLADSLYNLQLIQEFSQEYLNCCCHFTLEDMLYASSSVKGNYLVFMAELFWWFEVVKPSFVQPRVIDLQADLVRTVNDDSSPPIVNASRRNFVEGSPASDSAAGQTPDQPPSQAAGIIKRSTSLSYMDGYVGTWPKEKRSSVHGVSFDISFDKENSIHVSPSNRAITRSMSNEGLTVNLNRIPKHIRKNMSFQPVNGQGDSENIDEEKDLIGHSTPTTNIPLVIKQMNLNESNPCRLPNGPLENRAAIDEFNNQIGTPSIEEALQIIHDPEEPPHVLQSNQGTNGFFLHSQDVSLLNSNLKIIQPGFTIVSPDIIADTKGALSPVTDNTEVDTGIHVPSEDIPETMDEDSSLRDYTVSMDSDLEEPAKSHQDYDIPANSHLEPLSPCPSSISIKSQAGSSASSSSGIKMTSFAEQKFRKLNNTDSRSSPSSSQKTTPEGSELNIPHVVSWCQIPEESPAPQGRDTTQLLASEMVQLRMKLEEKRRAIEAQKKKVEAAFTKQRQKMGRTAFLTVVKKKGDAISPLQEEAARAENEKPLADNSRLKTLPEKVQKTDEQIVKSAAEMAESGEYLQPKFLKSPVTPIEGEKQWTLQSPTEETLSDGEIGEYTKSIEKLNSSLHFLQQEMQRLALQQDMLMQMREQAWVISPPQPSPQKQIREIRSSVRSAGSGSPGASFTVESPRPSHRSPQTSTRKAVSFPNKAQRTPRPNELKIAPLNRTLTPPQSVDSLPRLRRFSPSQTQTTSFVCFGDDGQPTFEPQKNANLFEEDRPAEEVTEEESGKEITLKEYSTKSKEEIKSFESKISDYLSQPVTEIVRLTPKNQLSEPVGTVAKNANLIEVSLSDLQPPDVVPHDNNDDEGDDENFDEDEKLCCGFFFKDDHKEENDMAVKRAALLEKRMRREKENQLRKQELEAELELKKEEARRKSEEERQKKEDERARREYIKQEYLRRKQLKLMEEMDTVIKPRTNLSKHKKPRPKSLHRDQIESPKTPVRGPPGSRINRVFSVSSLSLASLNTGDNESIHSGKRTPRSESVEGFLSPSRCGSRNGDKDWENASTTSSVASATEYTGPKLYKEPSAKSNKHIIQNALAHCCLAGKVNEGQKKKILEEMEKCNANNFLILFRDSGCQFRSLYTYCPETEDINKLTGIGPRSITRKMIEGLYKYNSDRKQFSHIPAKTMSASVDAITIHSHLWQTKRPVTPKKVLPAKA